A region of the Longimicrobium sp. genome:
GCGCAGAGAGAGCTTCTCTCCGCGTCTCCGCGTGAGGCCCGCTGTTTTCAGAACTCGGTGCGGGTGATGCGCTCGAGGTCCACCTGCTCCACCAGCCAGCTGCCGCCGGAGCGGACGGTGGTGAAGGGGACCTGCTTCCGCTGGCGCCCGGAGGTGAGGTTGACCGTCATGCGCATGGCCTCGCCGAAGCGGCCGGGGATCTGCTCCTCGTTGGCGATGCTGAACGACTCGTGCTCCAGGATCGAGGCGATGGCGAACATCCGCTGCTCCACCTGACGGGCGGGGTCGATCCGGTAGATGTTGCCGTCCTTGGTGCCGAAGACCAGCCCCATCTCGCGGTAGTTCTTGGCTTCCACCAGGCGGAGGAAGCGCTCCACCGCGGCGGCCGGGGCAGCCGCGCCGCTGGGCCCCGGCGGCGGAGACGTACGCGCGCCGCCGCACGCGGCTGCAAGGACGAAAATGGCGAGCGGGATGATGCGCCTGAGATGCACGGGGCCTCCGGGAGAACCGCTTGGCGTGGAGATGTGTCGGGGGTGGGTGTGCCTCAAGTGTAGACCTGCGGCGCGGCCCCGCGCAACCCTACGGCTGCACGACCACCTCCGCCTCCCACCGGCGGTCGCTGGTCCCGCCTCCGTTCCACGGCTGGCGGTACACCAGCACCAGCCTCGTGCGCCCCGCCCGCGCCCCCCGGAAGGCAAGGATCTGCGTGCCGCCCGACCCCACCACCCCGGGTGCCGCCTTGTCCGGCTGGTAGCGCGAGCTGTCCGTTGCGAGCACGGCCGTGTCGCCGCCCTCGCGCTGCCACGAGTACCCGGTCGTCGCGTTCGACTCCAGCGCCACCTCCATCCTCCCGCCCGTCCGGAGCGTTACCGTCTTCCCCGAATTCTCCTGCGTGACCCGCACCACGCCCTGCGGCGTGGCGGTGTCGGCGTCCTCGTTTTGCGGCGCGGCGCAGGCGGCGAGCAGCAGACAGAACGCGATGCGGAGGTTCATGGCGGGGCCTGGATCGAAGGGATGCGGCGGGAGGGCTGTCGCGGCGCAAGGTAATGCCTGTGCCCCCCGCTGTCACGGCGCAAAAACGGAGGCGCGGAGATCCTCTCCCCGCGCCTCCGCGTCTCCGCGTGAGACCTGCTGTTAGGCGGCCACTTCCACCGGAGCCTCCGCGCCCGAGCGGAACACGAGCTGGTGCGACCCGGGCTCGCGGTCCACCACCACCGTGTCGCCGTCGCCGAAGTCGCCTTCGAGGACGCGCATGGCGAGCGGGTTCTGCACCAGGCGCTGGATGGCGCGCTTCAGCGGGCGCGCGCCGTACGCCGGATCGTGGCCCTCCTCGGCGATCAGCTGCTTGGCCGAGTCGGTCACCTGCAGCGTGATCTTGCGGTCCGCCAGCATCCGCTCCAGCCGGCGCAGCTGCAGGTCCACGATGACCGTGAGCTCCGCGGTGCCGAGTGGCTTGAAGACGATGATGTCGTCCACCCGGTTCAGGAACTCGGGGCGGAAGTGGCGCCGCAGCTCGCCCAGCACCGCCGCCTCCACCTCCAGCGCGCCCGCCGGATCGGCCATCAGGCGCGACCGCTCCAGGATCAGCGGGCTCCCGATGTTGGAGGTCATGATGATGACCGTGTTGCGGAAGTTCACCGTCCGCCCCTGCGAGTCGGTCACCCGCCCGTCGTCCAGGATCTGGAGCAGGACGTTGAAGACGTCGGCGTGCGCCTTTTCGATCTCGTCGAAGAGCACCACCGAGTACGGGCGCCGCCGCACGGCCTCGGTGAGCTGGCCGCCCTCCTCGTAGCCCACGTACCCCGGCGGCGCGCCGATCAGGCGGCTCACGGCGTGCTTCTCCATGTACTCGCTCATGTCGATGCGCACCATCGCCTCCTCGCTGTCGAAGAGGAACTCGGCGAGCGCGCGCGCCGTCTCCGTCTTCCCGACGCCGGTGGGGCCCAGGAAGATGAAAGAGCCGATCGGCCGGTTGGGGTCCTGCATCCCCGCGCGGGAGCGGCGCACGGCGTTCGCCACCGCCTCCGTCGCCTCCGTCTGGCCGATGACGCGCTTGTCGAGGTGCTTGTCCAGGTGCGCCAGCCGCTCGCGATCGCTCTGCAGCATGCGCGTCACCGGGATGCCGGTCCACTTCGCCACCACCTCGGCGATGTCGTCGCTGTCCACCTCCTCCTTGAGGAAGCGCGACGACTTCTGCAGCTCGGCCAGCCGCGCCTCGTCGTCGGCGATCTCCTTCTGGAGCGCGGGGATCTGGCCGTACTGGATCTCGGCCGCGCGGTTCAGGTCACCCGTGCGCGCGGCGCGGTCCAGCTCCACCTTGAGCTCGTCCAGCTTCTCCTTGCGCGCGCGCATCTCGGCGATCACCGCCTTCTCGCTCTGCCACTGCGCCTTCATCCCCGACGAGCGCTCCACGAGCCCCGCGATCTCCTCCTCCACGCGGTTCAGCCGATCGCGGCTCTCGGGGTCGCTCTCGCGCTGCAGGGCGTTGCGCTCGATCTCGAGCTGCATGATGCGCCGCTGCACCTCGTCGATCTCCTGCGGAAGCGAGTCGATCTCGATGCGCAGCCGGCTCGCCGCCTCGTCGATCAGGTCGATCGCCTTGTCCGGCAGGAAACGGTCTCCGATGTAGCGGTTGCTGAGCGTGGCCGCCGACACGATGGCCGGATCGGTGATGCGCACGCCGTG
Encoded here:
- the clpB gene encoding ATP-dependent chaperone ClpB, with amino-acid sequence MPNFERLTVKAGEAIQAASNAARQAGNPQIEDSHLLAALLDQEEGIVVPILQKVGVNVARLRSENDAAAARLPKQSGAQPHLSRELNEVLDRAEQEARDLKDEYVSTEHLLLGLAEKGFTARDLLRAQGARRETLADALQQVRGSHRVTDQNPEDKYQALQRFSVDLTERARRGKLDPVIGRDEEIRRVVQVLSRRTKNNPVLIGEPGVGKTAIAEGLAQRIVNGDVPEGLRDKTLVSLDIGAMLAGAKYRGEFEERLKAVLKELTDSAGKFIVFIDELHNIVGAGKTEGSPDAGNMLKPALARGELRLVGATTLDEYRQYIEKDAALERRFQPVFVGEPTVEATIAILRGLKERYEVHHGVRITDPAIVSAATLSNRYIGDRFLPDKAIDLIDEAASRLRIEIDSLPQEIDEVQRRIMQLEIERNALQRESDPESRDRLNRVEEEIAGLVERSSGMKAQWQSEKAVIAEMRARKEKLDELKVELDRAARTGDLNRAAEIQYGQIPALQKEIADDEARLAELQKSSRFLKEEVDSDDIAEVVAKWTGIPVTRMLQSDRERLAHLDKHLDKRVIGQTEATEAVANAVRRSRAGMQDPNRPIGSFIFLGPTGVGKTETARALAEFLFDSEEAMVRIDMSEYMEKHAVSRLIGAPPGYVGYEEGGQLTEAVRRRPYSVVLFDEIEKAHADVFNVLLQILDDGRVTDSQGRTVNFRNTVIIMTSNIGSPLILERSRLMADPAGALEVEAAVLGELRRHFRPEFLNRVDDIIVFKPLGTAELTVIVDLQLRRLERMLADRKITLQVTDSAKQLIAEEGHDPAYGARPLKRAIQRLVQNPLAMRVLEGDFGDGDTVVVDREPGSHQLVFRSGAEAPVEVAA
- a CDS encoding protease inhibitor I42 family protein, with the protein product MNLRIAFCLLLAACAAPQNEDADTATPQGVVRVTQENSGKTVTLRTGGRMEVALESNATTGYSWQREGGDTAVLATDSSRYQPDKAAPGVVGSGGTQILAFRGARAGRTRLVLVYRQPWNGGGTSDRRWEAEVVVQP